The Mytilus trossulus isolate FHL-02 chromosome 3, PNRI_Mtr1.1.1.hap1, whole genome shotgun sequence genome contains a region encoding:
- the LOC134712715 gene encoding zinc finger protein 511-like — MKTKLSWSWITSKRLMKINSPLFEEGNIICCLATKHVTYKEDVDDLLERKPTFNCGVGTCDKSFQSLAEYESHYNSIHRNVCSICRRFYPSSHLLDIHLLEWHDSMFELMAEKQHMFQCLIPTCSMKLANRKQRKNHMIKVHKYPSNFRFDREKTSNKSSNTNKKGKASITMETPVNTSKDNKQESLDKIPCGTSTESTSMETERDSSNDLGLKLQDRSLPGTLSESVSMETEVDKENRPKLKFSYRVPQNFSFGHGVSKGFQRSRGRGRGSKVKHWHNQLPENKNTEMDIENIDMNDLNDALNTT; from the exons atgaaaacaaaactatccTGGAGCTGGATTACATCCAAAAGATTAATGAAAATCAACAGTCCACTTTTTGAAGAGGGAAATATTATTTGTTGCTTAGCAACAAAACATGTTACTTACAAAGAGGATGTGGATGATTTACTGGAAAG GAAACCAACATTTAACTGTGGTGTAGGGACATGTGACAAATCCTTCCAGTCCTTAGCTGA ATATGAATCCCATTACAACAGTATCCATAGAAACGTTTGCAGTATCTGTAGAAGGTTTTATCCATCCAGTCACCTGTTAGATATTCATCTGTTAGAATGGCACGATTCAATGTTTGAATTAATGGCAGAAAAACAACACATG TTTCAGTGTCTTATTCCTACATGCAGTATGAAGTTAGCTAAtcgaaaacaaagaaaaaatcaCATGATAAAGGTTCATAAGTATCCAAGCAACTTCAGGTTTGACAGAGAGAAGACatcaaataaaag ttcaaacacaaacaaaaaaggcAAAGCATCCATAACCATGGAAACACCAGTAAATACCAGCAAAGATAACAAACAGGAATCACTAGATAAAATTCCATGTGGAACATCAACAGAATCAACCTCTATGGAAACAGAAAGGGATAGCAGTAATGACCTTGGGCTAAAACTGCAAGATAGGAGTCTTCCAGGAACCTTGTCAGAATCTGTGTCTATGGAAACAGAAGTTGACAAAGAGAACAGACCGAAACTCAAGTTCAGCTATAG agtaCCTCAGAATTTTTCATTTGGACATGGTGTATCTAAAGGATTTCAGCGGTCAAGAGGACGAGGTCGTGGAAGTAAAGTGAAACATTGGCACAACCAATTAccagaaaataaaaacacagaAATGGACATTGAAAACATAGATATGAATGATCTGAATGATGCtttaaacacaacatag